ATCGCCGCCAACGTCCGCCAGAACGCCGACAGCTGCCGGCACGCCAGCGACCTCGCGACGTCGGCCCGCACCGTCGCCGGTCGTGCCGCCGAGCGCATGGGTGAGATCACGAGCACCATGACCGAGATCGCGGACAGCTCGCGACAGATGGCCGAGATCGTCGGCGCGATCGAGAGCATCGCCTTCCAGACGAACATCCTCGCGCTCAACGCCGCGGTCGAGGCGGCGCGCGCGGGCGAGCAGGGACGTGGCTTCGCGGTGGTGGCCAACGAGGTGCGGGATCTCGCGCAGCGCAGCGCCGCGGCGGCGCAGGAGGTGAAGGCGCTGATCGAGGGATCGGGTGTGCGCGTGACGCGGGGCGCGGCGCTGGTCGAAGACGCCGGCGGGACGATGACCGAGGTGGTCGCGAGCGTCGGACGGGTGACCGACCTGATCTCCCGGGTCGCATCGGCCTGCGCCGAGCAAATCATCGGCGTCGACGAGATCGGCCGGGCGCTCGCCCGGATGGACGGCGTCACGCAACTGAACGCCGCGCTCGTCGAACGCACCGCCGCCGGGGCGGTCGCATTCGAGCAGGAGGCCGATCGGCTGGTGGCGGCCGTCGGGACGTTCAAGGTCGACCGTGGCGAAGAGCGCGAGCGCGCGATCCAGCTCGTGAAGAAGGCCGTCGCGCACGTGCGCGAGCGGGGGTTGCGTCGCGCATGCGACGACTTCAACGATCCACGCGGCGCCTTCTGTCAGGGCAACGCCTACATCTGGGCGGCCGACTTCAACGGCGTCATCCTGGCCAACGGCACCGCGCCCGATGCGCGCGGCCAGAACAACTTCCACCTGAAGGCCGCGGATGGCCGCCTCTTCATCCAGGAGATCGTCGAGACGGCGAAGACGCGGGGGAAGGGCTGGTGCGACTATCCCTGGAAGAACCCCGCGACGAAGCGCACCGAGCAGAAGTCGACGTATTTCGAGGCGGTCGACGGCGCGTTCATCGCCTGCGGGATCTACCGTGGGAAGCGGCAGGATCGCGGCAGGCGACCCGAGGCGCCGCGCGCCGCAGCATCGCGCGAGCCCGTCCCGCGCGCCAAGGAGCGGCTCGTGGGCACGGCGGCGCAGCCAGGGCGCTGACGCGCGATCGCGGCTCAGCTCGACGTCGGACGTCGGAAGTCGCGCGCCATCACGGTCTTCCGCCCGTCCGAGCGTGCCCGCTCGACGGCGTCGTCGCACAGCAGCCGCAGGCGATCCGAGAGCACCCCGATGACGTCGTCGGACGTGTTCATGCCCGACGTGGCTCGAACGTAGGCCTTCAGCTTCGACGCCACGACCAGCACGTCACGCGCGACTGCGTCGGCGTCGCCGGGCGCGCTGGCGCCGGACCGCGGCGCGGCGCGCGCGGGTTCGTCCCGTTGCTCACGGACCCATTCGTCGATGGTCGGCGACGTCTTCTCGTCCGCCCAGGCGTCGCGGTGTCGGAGGACCGGCACGTGCGCGTCCCAGCAGTCGACCGAGCAGAAGACGAAGTCCGTGCCCTTGCGATTGCAGGTCGAGACGCTGCACGCGAAGTAGGGCGCCCGAAAGCCGATCGGCCGCTTGCAGGTGTTGCAGCGCTTCCAGACGGCATCGTCGATCGGCATGCCGACAACCTACGAGAATGACGGCGGGCGCGGTAGAGCCCACGCCGAAGGGCGATCAGGCCGGGAGGGGGGCGATCCGCATCCGCCCGTCGACGACGATCGCCCCCTCGCCGGGCGGGCGCACGTTCACCGGATTCAAGTCGAGCTCCAGGAGCTCCGGCACCGCCTCGACGAGCGCGGACACACGCTGGATCACCTCGACCAGCGCCGGGCGGTCGCCGGGCGGGGCGCCGCGATAGCCGTCCAGGAGCCGCCCCGTGCGCAGATGGGCGAGCATCTCCTCGGCGTCGCGGTCGCTCACGGGTACCAGGTGGTGGGCCACGTCGCGCAGGAGCTCGACCAGCGTGCCACCGAGCCCGCACACGAGCAGCGGCCCGAACGTGGGATCGGTCGTGACGCCGACGAACGATTCGATCCCGCCCGGCACGTAGCGCTGCAGCAGGACCGCGTCGAGGTGATAGCCGGCTGCGGCGACCCGCGAGCGCAGGTCCGTCAGCGCGGACTCGAGCTCGGCGCGGGACGTGATGTCGAGCACGACGGCGCCCGCCTCCGTCTTGTGCAGGAGCCCCTTCGCAATGCCCTTCGCCACCAGCGGGTAGCCGAGGCGTTCCCCGGCCTCGAGCGCCTCGTCGAGCGGGACTTCGACTGCGGCCGCCTGCCGAATGCCCGCAGCGAGCAGCACGCTCGCGAGGTCCGACGGCGAGAGCCAGACCGCGCCGGTCGCGCTCTCGAGCACGCGATCGACGACGGCACGAACGGCGTCGCGTGCGAACGGCCCGAGACGCACCACCGCCCCCTCGGGGCGGGCGCGCCATCGACCGTATCGGACGGCGGCCGCGAGCGCCGCCGCCGCATTCTCCGGAAAGGCATAGGTGGGAAGCGGCCCGCGCGGTCCCCCGGCGAGCACGGCCGGTGCGCCGCGCGCCGAGAGGAAGACCGTGAGCACCGGCTTGTCGGCCGGCACCTCGCCCGCCCCGCGGCCGATCGCGGTTGCGATGCTCTCGGGGTCCGTCACCATGGGCGGTACGTAGATCACCACCACCGCATCGACGCCGGGATCGCGCCCGACCACTTCGATCGTCCTCGCATACGCGTCGGGGGTGGCCGACGCGATCATGTCGATCGGATTCGACAACCCCGCCGCCGGGGGCAGGAAGGTCCGCAGGGAGGCGAGCGTCTCGGGAGCGAGCGACGGCAGGGCGAGGCCGTGCGCTTCGCACGCGTCGGCGAACAGGATGCCGGGGCCGCCGGCGTTGGTGACGACGCCGACCCGCGGCCCGGCGGGCACCGGCTGCGTCGACAGCAGAGCCGCCACGTCGAAGAGACCTTCGAGCGTGTCGGTGCGGATGACGCCGGCCTGCTCGAACAGCGCTTCGACCGCGACGTCGAGGCTCGCCAGCGACGCCGAGTGGCTCTGCGCCGCCCGCGTGCCGGCCGCGGAGCGGCCGGACTTGACCGCCACGATCGGCTTCACGCGCGCCACCTGCGGCGCGAGCCGCGCGAAGCGCCGCGGATTCCCGAAGCTCTCGAGGTAGAGCAGGATCACGCTCGTGCGAGGATCCTCGCCCCAATAGGCGAGAAGATCGTTGCCCGAGACGTCGGCCTTGTTGCCGACCGACACGAAGCTCGCCATCCCGATGTTGAGCTCGCGCACGTGGTCGAGGATGGCGATGCCGAGCGCGCCGCTCTGCGAGAGCATGGCGACGTTGCCCGCGGGCGGCCACCCCGGCGCGAAGGTGGCGTCGAGCCGCACCTGGGGATCGGTGTTGAGGACCCCGAGGCAGTTCGGACCCACGAGCCGCATGCCCGCCCCCCGGACGAACTCGACCAGCCGCTTCTGCGCCGCACGCCCGTCTGCCGAGGCCTCCGCGAAGCCCGCGCTGATGACCACGAGCCCCCGCACGCCGGCGCGCGCGCAATCGCGCGCGACCGCATCCACCATGGGGGCGGGGACCGCGACGACGGCGAGGTCGACGGGCGCGCCGATGTCGGCGATGCTGCGGTAGGTGCGGATCCCGGCGATTTCCTCGCCGCTCGGATGCACGACGTAGAGCGGGCCGGTGAACCCCGCGCCGCGCAGGTTGGCGAGCAGCGCGGCGCCGATCGTGCCGGGACGTCGCGAGGCGCCGATCAGCACGACCGAGCGCGGCGCCAGGATCGGCCGCACGCTCTCGGCGGCGGCGCGGTGCTCGCGCCGGTCGTGCGCCTCGCGCAGCGCAGGCGTGTCGTCGGTCGGAAAGCGCACGTGGAAGATCCCGCCCTCGATCGACCGCTTCACCCGAAAGCCGCTCTCCCCGAACACCTGGAGCATGCGGTTGTTCTCGCCGAGGACGTCGGCCTCGAACTCCG
The sequence above is drawn from the Candidatus Eisenbacteria bacterium genome and encodes:
- a CDS encoding GNAT family N-acetyltransferase produces the protein MQRPRRWESPARTRLVPAARGVAPGTGPPVRYPRWIDTPHHATQGLLRDGTSVRVRSIRPDDRERLAALFGRLSAQSVYYRFFGAKKRLSDDELRRFTELDGVERAAVVATLRRDGDEQIIGVARYAVGATRTRGDVAFTVEDAWQGKGVGTLLLEHLAAWARANGVTEFEADVLGENNRMLQVFGESGFRVKRSIEGGIFHVRFPTDDTPALREAHDRREHRAAAESVRPILAPRSVVLIGASRRPGTIGAALLANLRGAGFTGPLYVVHPSGEEIAGIRTYRSIADIGAPVDLAVVAVPAPMVDAVARDCARAGVRGLVVISAGFAEASADGRAAQKRLVEFVRGAGMRLVGPNCLGVLNTDPQVRLDATFAPGWPPAGNVAMLSQSGALGIAILDHVRELNIGMASFVSVGNKADVSGNDLLAYWGEDPRTSVILLYLESFGNPRRFARLAPQVARVKPIVAVKSGRSAAGTRAAQSHSASLASLDVAVEALFEQAGVIRTDTLEGLFDVAALLSTQPVPAGPRVGVVTNAGGPGILFADACEAHGLALPSLAPETLASLRTFLPPAAGLSNPIDMIASATPDAYARTIEVVGRDPGVDAVVVIYVPPMVTDPESIATAIGRGAGEVPADKPVLTVFLSARGAPAVLAGGPRGPLPTYAFPENAAAALAAAVRYGRWRARPEGAVVRLGPFARDAVRAVVDRVLESATGAVWLSPSDLASVLLAAGIRQAAAVEVPLDEALEAGERLGYPLVAKGIAKGLLHKTEAGAVVLDITSRAELESALTDLRSRVAAAGYHLDAVLLQRYVPGGIESFVGVTTDPTFGPLLVCGLGGTLVELLRDVAHHLVPVSDRDAEEMLAHLRTGRLLDGYRGAPPGDRPALVEVIQRVSALVEAVPELLELDLNPVNVRPPGEGAIVVDGRMRIAPLPA
- a CDS encoding methyl-accepting chemotaxis protein, which codes for MRGPFAPAFAIFKRSTPQRSFLAVALVFVAALVPSAGLLAVSGERAPAAVALLLASVAFYGLAALSRWTTSDAALVDEMTQRIASGDLTGRPGGASDEREASTLGGSLGTSVARMSRSLLDIVRQVGASADTIVELAREMAAGSTSLSDRTQEQATALEQTAAGMQQIAANVRQNADSCRHASDLATSARTVAGRAAERMGEITSTMTEIADSSRQMAEIVGAIESIAFQTNILALNAAVEAARAGEQGRGFAVVANEVRDLAQRSAAAAQEVKALIEGSGVRVTRGAALVEDAGGTMTEVVASVGRVTDLISRVASACAEQIIGVDEIGRALARMDGVTQLNAALVERTAAGAVAFEQEADRLVAAVGTFKVDRGEERERAIQLVKKAVAHVRERGLRRACDDFNDPRGAFCQGNAYIWAADFNGVILANGTAPDARGQNNFHLKAADGRLFIQEIVETAKTRGKGWCDYPWKNPATKRTEQKSTYFEAVDGAFIACGIYRGKRQDRGRRPEAPRAAASREPVPRAKERLVGTAAQPGR